From one Cydia strobilella chromosome 24, ilCydStro3.1, whole genome shotgun sequence genomic stretch:
- the LOC134752226 gene encoding uncharacterized protein LOC134752226 isoform X1, whose translation MHFAIFCLFAISATIQAGPLPKLRYRPPRWSRLRPIKILQTSKEAFHIPESRRFDTIVHFEEPDLNSRKSFDKERDEDGTINNIGIEDNDRRSLGKNELVKGDKLRSLFGNDNEIDDNYIRSIFGKNDFIHLTKSKKKHNNLLNIVEQLVEDEDEPSDQDGRGVMEDSLGLKRGLRRQGGLPLKLVYEFNELVN comes from the exons ATGCATTTCGCCATATTTTGCTTATTTGCAA TATCAGCAACTATACAAGCCGGCCCCCTCCCCAAACTACGCTACCGTCCCCCCAGATGGTCCAGACTGCGCCCTATCAAAATACTACAAACATCAAAAGAGGCGTTCCATATCCCAGAATCCAGAAGATTCGACACAATCGTACACTTTGAAGAGCCAGATTTAAACAGTAGAAAATCATTTGATAAAGAACGAGATGAGGATGGGACAATTAATAACATAGGAATAGAGGATAATGATAGAAGATCATTGGGGAAAAACGAACTAGTTAAAGGTGATAAATTAAGATCGTTATTTGGGAATGATAATGAAATTGATGATAATTATATAAGATCGATATTTGGGAAAAATGATTTTATACATTTGACGAAAAGTAAAAAGAAGCATAATAATTTGCTGAACATCGTGGAGCAGTTAGTTGAGGACGAGGACGAGCCGAGCGATCAGGATGGCCGTGGTGTTATGGAGGATTCTTTAGGATTAAAAAGAGGGCTTAGGCGGCAAGGGGGACTCCCACTTAAATTGGTTTACGAGTTCAATGAATTGGTTAATTAA
- the LOC134752183 gene encoding 2Fe-2S ferredoxin: MFYRHILRTFTNPRIRCLNNGFRNKYSNFGSPASLSTSIKALKEQKVKVTFVLHDGKRLQAEANIGDSLLDVIVNNDLNIEGYGACEGTLTCSTCHVILKQEDYDRLPEEACDEERDMLDLAYGLTDTSRLGCQIIMTKELDGLEVKVPETINDARS; encoded by the exons ATGTTTTACAGACATATTTTAAGAACTTTCACCAATCCACGAATACGGTGCCTAAATAACGGTTTTAGGAACAAATATAGTAATTTCGGCAGTCCTGCATCGCTGTCCACATCTATAAAGGCGTTAAAGGAACAAAA GGTAAAAGTGACATTCGTGTTACATGACGGGAAGCGGCTGCAAGCGGAGGCGAACATCGGAGACTCCTTACTAGACGTTATCGTCAACAACGACCTTAACATTGAAGGTTATGGCGCGTGTGAAGGGACACTCACCTGCTCTACTTGCCACGTTATACTCAAGCAGGAGGACTATGACAG GTTACCAGAAGAAGCTTGCGACGAGGAGCGTGACATGCTCGACTTGGCGTACGGCCTCACGGACACCTCGCGGCTCGGCTGCCAAATCATCATGACTAAG GAACTCGACGGGCTGGAGGTGAAGGTTCCGGAAACCATCAACGACGCGCGCAGCTGA
- the LOC134752117 gene encoding syndetin, with amino-acid sequence MERHGPPGVNSRALSAAHSAADLEVLREIENVYFSPPSEFDAARHALESAPDPPTCDAIEQMFTKLKRQQQVVSGKALHLISQQRDNCDREFAEIQNIREQLATTLHTCQTARNHLRTASNHLTISTFVILANFRKRQIIRSVLKSLELLRSLRSVEKDVQELLLKKEYCEAIELILKSRKAAGNHKEYTCIADLATRLQDTLDMTEEKLDSVLASICYNFDGETFSKLRKAHALLGKSQAAMEQLHMHYSSAVNETSFKSVKDCIGEVSIEVKFQEMCQSVPKDKAAICFLNLCENLFLIMRSYYLLVKWHSKHEDENLPSSSVFEIERNVSKEYIKQKLKGGLVRIWHDVQAKVSTFLKSAYIEDFAFEKFIQILGILRRLMQVAEVFCGDKSDILEDFIKSHSMSYIKNYHRGRMEELKLFLENEGWEQCPVKSTFTLLNLQEFKKFKKYLNPNFDTSISKVSSTLSDGTSSVHSQDDSVYIAKYFNQRTTHTPFEIFRSDNVTNDDIFGLEREIDGSDTSDDEPEELKRDFVDDDAKSPSKVKHSVIVTNTTLSVLRNCGQYLQICRYLPQISLEVVMLMNQLFDFYFYTVHLFFTSDLDVASTTLYTSKLTATLKRISNSIDTSQSGDSKTFLCPEIPQHLDLSSEEYLHGLSERIVAVESVIFLAKQFEFLQPYLESIVAQHQRLVLEHFRDNTLASAVDLRMPVYMCSASKAVDARTTLLAMSQVRWDVKNVEVENSPYVDVITRKIQVFALRLENISKKVTLNLEVINSVWAMVSKFIVHLLVEGFSNATKCSNGGRGLMQLDYRQLFVKIEKNSGLKPVPYQEYVDRYVKAYYLPRNELEEFIRERLEYSNKHLLALVSCACENKRDRQELTAVIERRDT; translated from the exons ATGGAGCGCCACGGACCGCCCGGCGTTAACTCGCGCGCGCTCAGCGCCGCGCACTCCGCTGCCGACCTCGAG GTGCTGAGAGAGATTGAAAATGTCTACTTCTCTCCTCCCAGCGAGTTCGATGCGGCCCGACACGCGCTGGAGAGCGCGCCCGACCCGCCCACGTGCGATGCCATCGAACAAATGTTCACTAAACTCAAGAGGCAACAGCAG GTAGTATCTGGCAAAGCGTTGCACCTCATATCCCAACAACGCGACAACTGCGATCGCGAATTCGCAGAAATCCAGAACATTCGAGAACAACTCGCCACCACCCTCCACACCTGTCAAACGGCCCGAAACCACCTGCGAACCGCGTCCAACCATCTAACCATATCCACCTTTGTGATCTTGGCTAACTTCAGAAAAAGACAGATCATCAGGTCAGTTCTCAAGTCCTTAGAATTACTCAGGAGTTTGAGAAGTGTGGAGAAAGATGTTCAGGAGTTGCTGCTTAAGAAGGAGTATTGTGAGGCGATTGAGCTGATTTTGAAGAGTCGGAAGGCCGCTGGGAATCATAAGGAGTATACTTGTATAGCGGATTTAGCGACAAGGTTACAGGATACTTTAGACATGACAGAAGAGAAGCTAGACTCCGTTTTAGCTAGTATTTGTTATAACTTCGATGGAGAGACTTTTAGTAAGCTGAGGAAAGCACATGCGTTGCTTGGGAAGAGCCAAGCTGCTATGGAGCAGTTACATATGCATTATTCATCAGCAGTTAATGAGACGTCTTTTAAATCAGTTAAAGATTGCATTGGGGAAGTCTCTATCGAAGTAAAGTTTCAAGAGATGTGTCAATCTGTACCAAAGGATAAAGCCGCCATTTGCTTTCTAAATCTTTGCGAGAATTTGTTTCTTATCATGAGAAGTTACTATTTATTAGTGAAATGGCATTCGAAACATGAGGACGAGAATCTGCCAAGTTCTAGTGTGTTTGAAATAGAAAGGAACGTTAGTAAGGAGTATATAAAACAGAAGTTGAAAGGAGGTCTAGTGAGAATCTGGCACGACGTGCAAGCGAAAGTTTCAACGTTTTTGAAGAGTGCCTATATAGAGGATTTTGCTTTTGAGAAGTTTATTCAGATACTCGGTATTTTGAGGCGGCTAATGCAAGTAGCGGAGGTATTTTGCGGTGATAAGTCCGATATTCTAGAGGATTTCATAAAGAGTCATAGCATGTCGTATATCAAGAATTATCACAGAGGACGTATGGAGGAACTCAAACTATTCCTTGAGAATGAAGGATGGGAGCAATGCCCTGTCAAATCAACTTTCACTTTGCTAAATTTGCAAGagtttaaaaagtttaaaaaatacctgAACCCAAATTTTGATACGTCGATATCCAAAGTCAGCAGCACCTTGTCTGATGGGACGTCGTCAGTACATTCACAAGATGATAGTGTATATATTGCAAAATACTTTAACCAAAGGACTACTCATACTCCTTTTGAGATTTTCCGTAGCGACAATGTAACTAATGATGATATATTTGGTTTAGAACGTGAGATAGACGGCAGTGATACATCTGATGACGAACCAGAAGAATTAAAGAGAGATTTCGTTGATGATGACGCTAAAAGCCCGTCGAAAGTTAAACATTCCGTCATAGTAACTAACACAACTTTATCAGTTTTAAGAAACTGCGGGCAGTATTTGCAAATATGTAGATATCTCCCGCAAATATCTTTAGAAGTCGTCATGCTTATGAACCAGCTTTTCGACTTCTATTTCTACACTGTACATTTATTCTTTACTTCCGATCTTGATGTAGCTTCAACTACTTTATACACTTCCAAGTTAACAGCTACTTTAAAAAGAATATCTAACTCTATCGACACTTCTCAATCAGGAGACTCTAAAACCTTCCTTTGTCCAGAAATACCTCAGCATTTAGACTTATCTTCTGAAGAGTATCTCCATGGCTTAAGCGAGCGGATAGTAGCAGTGGAAAGCGTCATCTTCCTCGCGAAGCAATTTGAGTTTTTACAACCGTATTTAGAGTCCATAGTCGCTCAGCATCAGAGACTGGTTTTAGAGCATTTTAGAGATAACACACTAGCCAGTGCGGTGGATTTAAGGATGCCCGTTTATATGTGTTCTGCTTCCAAAGCAGTGGATGCGAGAACGACATTACTGGCAATGTCTCAAGTAAGATGGGATGTTAAAAATGTAGAGGTAGAAAACAGCCCCTACGTAGACGTGATAACCAGAAAAATTCAAGTGTTTGCATTAAGATTGGAGAATATATCAAAGAAGGTTACTCTTAATCTAGAAGTTATAAACTCAGTTTGGGCAATGGTGTCAAAATTCATCGTACATTTGCTGGTTGAAGGCTTTTCTAATGCCACTAAATGTTCAAATGGAGGCCGAGGGCTGATGCAACTGGATTATAGGCAATTGTTTGTCAAGATAGAGAAAAATTCCGGTCTTAAACCTGTTCCGTACCAAGAGTATGTGGACAGGTATGTTAAAGCGTACTATTTGCCTCGAAACGAGTTGGAAGAATTCATCAGAGAGAGACTAGAGTATTCGAACAAACATTTGCTGGCTTTAGTGAGCTGTGCGTGCGAAAATAAGAGAGATAGACAAGAATTGACTGCTGTTATAGAGAGGAGAGATACTTAA
- the LOC134752226 gene encoding uncharacterized protein LOC134752226 isoform X2 has protein sequence MHFAIFCLFATTIQAGPLPKLRYRPPRWSRLRPIKILQTSKEAFHIPESRRFDTIVHFEEPDLNSRKSFDKERDEDGTINNIGIEDNDRRSLGKNELVKGDKLRSLFGNDNEIDDNYIRSIFGKNDFIHLTKSKKKHNNLLNIVEQLVEDEDEPSDQDGRGVMEDSLGLKRGLRRQGGLPLKLVYEFNELVN, from the exons ATGCATTTCGCCATATTTTGCTTATTTGCAA CAACTATACAAGCCGGCCCCCTCCCCAAACTACGCTACCGTCCCCCCAGATGGTCCAGACTGCGCCCTATCAAAATACTACAAACATCAAAAGAGGCGTTCCATATCCCAGAATCCAGAAGATTCGACACAATCGTACACTTTGAAGAGCCAGATTTAAACAGTAGAAAATCATTTGATAAAGAACGAGATGAGGATGGGACAATTAATAACATAGGAATAGAGGATAATGATAGAAGATCATTGGGGAAAAACGAACTAGTTAAAGGTGATAAATTAAGATCGTTATTTGGGAATGATAATGAAATTGATGATAATTATATAAGATCGATATTTGGGAAAAATGATTTTATACATTTGACGAAAAGTAAAAAGAAGCATAATAATTTGCTGAACATCGTGGAGCAGTTAGTTGAGGACGAGGACGAGCCGAGCGATCAGGATGGCCGTGGTGTTATGGAGGATTCTTTAGGATTAAAAAGAGGGCTTAGGCGGCAAGGGGGACTCCCACTTAAATTGGTTTACGAGTTCAATGAATTGGTTAATTAA
- the LOC134752038 gene encoding tetratricopeptide repeat protein 1-like, with amino-acid sequence MSERLKSTQQVSNEEVIEDLTRDLKSSLSTEDTSEEYVIDPATSAEDILPPADGPGQTSDPLNYVHVEKDPDQKDEPDSDSDSIDEESLKDAEVDLTDDEKAERQLIAEELKTVGNEAFKDGQFERCIEKYTEGLKICPLQFTQQRSVLYCNRSAAKMKLLKYEQAIKDCSKAIVLDEKYLKAYIRRAQSCEATEKFDECLADYKKILELDPSHKEAQKATIRLPPLIEEKNEKLKAEMLGKLKDLGNMILKPFGLSTDNFKLEQDGETKGYKINFKQ; translated from the exons ATGTCCGAGCGGCTAAAGAGCACACAGCAGGTATCCAACGAGGAAGTTATCGAGGATTTGACGAGAGACCTTAAATCTTCTTTAAGTACAGAAGACACGTCGGAGGAGTACGTGATTGACCCTGCAACTAGTGCAGAGGACATACTGCCCCCCGCAGATGGCCCAGGACAGACTTCAG ATCCTTTAAACTATGTACATGTAGAGAAAGACCCTGACCAGAAGGATGAACCAGACAGTGACTCCGACTCTATAGACGAGGAGTCCCTCAAGGATGCAGAGGTGGACCTCACAGATGATGAAAAGGCGGAGAGGCAGCTCATTGCCGAGGAGTTGAAGACAGTTGGCAACGAGGCTTTTAAGGATGGCCAGTTTGAGAGGTGCATTGAGAAGTACACAGAAG GTTTAAAAATCTGCCCACTGCAGTTTACTCAACAGCGCTCCGTGCTGTACTGCAACCGTAGCGCCGCCAAGATGAAGCTGCTCAAATATGAACAAGCTATCAAGGACTGCAGCAAGGCTATTGTGCTGGACGAGAAGTATCTTAAGGCTTACATCAG ACGAGCGCAATCCTGCGAAGCCACAGAAAAGTTTGATGAATGTCTTGCAGACTACAAAAAGATACTAGAACTAGATCCCTCACACAAAGAGGCTCAAAAAGCTACCATCCGGCTCCCGCCTCTCATAGAAGAAAAAAACGAAAAGCTGAAAGCGGAAATGCTCGGCAAGCTGAAGGACTTGGGGAATATGATTTTGAAACCGTTCGGACTTTCCACAGATAACTTCAAATTGGAACAAGATGGAGAAACAAAGGgatataagattaattttaaacaataa